The DNA region CTTTATCGAGCGTAACTGGTCAGGCAAGGTGGATAAAAGCGATCTAAAAGAGCGCCTTACACCGCTGCAATACGAAGTGACACAAAATAGTGCAACTGAACCGGCGTTTCATAATGAATTTTGGGATCACCATGGTGATGGAATCTATGTGGATATCGTGTCTGGTGAGCCGCTGTTCAGTTCCACGGACAAATACGATTCCGGCTGCGGCTGGCCAAGCTTCACCCGTCCATTGCGTGACTACAACGTCAAGGAAAAAACCGATCTCAGCCACTTCATGATTCGTACTGAAGTGAGAAGCCGGGAAGGCGATTCCCATCTGGGTCACTTGTTCAATGACGGTCCTGTCGAAGCTGGAGGCATGCGTTATTGCATCAACTCCGCGGCCCTTCGTTTTGTACCCAAAGAAGATCTGCAAAAAGAAGGCTATGGCGAGTACACTGTTCTGTTTAACTAAATGATAGATTCAGCAAAGTAACGGAATGCAATCAAGCTGCTAGCGATTCGACCGCACCTTTAACTTCTTTACGATTCGCTAAACGGCCGACCTGCCGGAATTGGAGCTAACAGCTTGTGCTCGGTTCGTTAGAGAATAATAACACCAAAAAGGGATTTCCCGTCATGTTGATGACGTATGGGAAGTCCCTTTTTGGTCATGCTTTTTTTATCAAAGGATTGGAAGAGGGTTTACATCCTTACCTCCTCACATCAGCTTACATTAAGCTTAGATTGAACTTACAATCCAACCAATCCAGTATGCGAATGGAATAAGCAGCAGCTGCGCCAAAAGAGTCCCGAATAGACGGGATACGAGCATGCAGCCATAAATCTGATTCATTCGATCCAAACGGATCTCACCGCGTAATGATTTGTCACTGAGGAGAGAAATCCGTGGATCAATCAGGATCGTCAGCAAAATGGTAGCAATGCCGTTAATCAGCCCAGTCGATTGGGAGGCAGCAACAGCCTGCCCTGGATAAAGATACGCAGCGTAAAGACTGGACAGAACTCCAGTCGTATAGATTGCTGTCACCGCTACATTCAGCATCATTAACCGTCTTGGCATTCCGTGCTGTACTAACCGTTTGGCCATCTTCCAGGATGGCGGAGTGATGTAATACGCTGCATTTCTAATCTTGCTCCGCTTCAGCATACTGCGAACCATCACCGGAATGGAACCGGCTGCTTCAAAATGCACGACCATTCTTGATGCAAGCTTCACCATGGTTGGGAAACATAATATGGCTAGAGCCGTCCCTACAGTAGCCGCCCCCATAAGCCAGTGCAGCTGCACGGCAAAATGGGGATTCCCTCCATTCGTCGCGGTATCCACCAGATTGCCCACCATCGGTCCTTGTGCCATATTGGAAGTACGGGATACCAGCAGCAAAATTCCAGATAGAGATAGAGCCAGCGCTATTCTTCGAGTACGCAATCCCCCAAGGCGCAGCGCATAGGACAGGCTGTCAGCAGCATGAATAAGCATCGTAAATAACATGGGAATGGCAAGACTCAAACTAAACATATGTAGATCTCCTTATCTTCCACTAATCGTTTTTATTGTACTTTTTGGATATGGGAGCATTATACTCCTCGCCCATATAAAAGTATAGAAATGGTGGAAAAATCTCTACCGAAAAATGTGTGAATGCTACGACTTATGCATCTTGACCTATCCAAAATAAACGTTTATCCCTCCCTCTACAGGGTAATATAAAACTAACTTACTACTATACAGGAGGGAATTACTATGCCGTGGAACAAACAGGATTATCCGGTTTCCATGAAAAATCTGGAGCCTCGTGTCAGACATAAAGCCATTGATATTGCCAACGCACTCCTGGATGACGGATATGAGGAAGGACGCGCCATTGCGATTGCTACGGCAAAAGCGGAAGAATGGGATGAGAATCATCCCACCTCGAAGAATTCGAAGCAGGGTACGAAACATTCTTCTTCAGACAGTGGATCAGAGCATGGAAAATCCTCATCTGAGCACCGTCATTCCGAGCCGGTCTCTTCTTCCAAAAGCCATGATAATATTCATGTTGTCCCTACGGACTCCGGCTGGGCCATCAAGGAAGAAGGGCAATCCAAACCTCTCTCCACGTTCCGAACCAAAGCTGAGGCCGTAGATGCTGCCAAGGAAAAGAGTGAAAAGCAGAACATCCGGGCGATCATCCATAATGAAGATGGTCAAATTGCCTCTTCCATCAAACCTTGAGTGAATTTGTGATATGGATTGTTTGGTTGGGAACTTACCATGTTTGTCGGTCGCCTGCTGATATGTCAAAAGCCCTTTTGCTGCTAATGGGATCTCATCCCATCAAGCATGCAAAAGGGCTTTTTGGAGAACCAAAAACCACCTTACCCGAGAATGGTCCATTCAGGGATAAGGTGGTTCGCTGATTTAATAATTTAGTGATTAATGTGATACCCCTCTAGCCACCGAAGCTCGTTGGGACGCACCGCTGACTACTTTGGCTGCAGTGGATACGGGCAGCTTCACAGCTGAGGTCGTAACCGTGCGGCGAGC from Paenibacillus sp. JNUCC-31 includes:
- a CDS encoding DUF2188 domain-containing protein — its product is MPWNKQDYPVSMKNLEPRVRHKAIDIANALLDDGYEEGRAIAIATAKAEEWDENHPTSKNSKQGTKHSSSDSGSEHGKSSSEHRHSEPVSSSKSHDNIHVVPTDSGWAIKEEGQSKPLSTFRTKAEAVDAAKEKSEKQNIRAIIHNEDGQIASSIKP
- a CDS encoding lipid II flippase Amj family protein, with product MFSLSLAIPMLFTMLIHAADSLSYALRLGGLRTRRIALALSLSGILLLVSRTSNMAQGPMVGNLVDTATNGGNPHFAVQLHWLMGAATVGTALAILCFPTMVKLASRMVVHFEAAGSIPVMVRSMLKRSKIRNAAYYITPPSWKMAKRLVQHGMPRRLMMLNVAVTAIYTTGVLSSLYAAYLYPGQAVAASQSTGLINGIATILLTILIDPRISLLSDKSLRGEIRLDRMNQIYGCMLVSRLFGTLLAQLLLIPFAYWIGWIVSSI